The Terracoccus luteus genome includes a region encoding these proteins:
- a CDS encoding amino acid ABC transporter ATP-binding protein yields the protein MSATTGTGLAGVELPGAALLSARGVRKSFGDQVVLHGVDLEVQRGQCVVLIGASGSGKSTLLRCLNLLEQVDDGVITLDGLDITDPTVDADAVRSRTGIVFQAYNLFPHLSVLDNVTLAPRRVHRVARAEAEARAMDMLRRVGLADKARARPDDLSGGQQQRVAIARAMVSSPQLLLLDEVTSALDPELVGEVLDLLRDLRDDGVTMVVSTHEMGFARDVADVVCFLEGGRILEHGTPQQVLGEPREARTRQFLSRLVS from the coding sequence GTGAGCGCCACTACGGGGACGGGGCTGGCAGGGGTCGAGCTGCCGGGGGCGGCGCTGCTGTCGGCGCGAGGGGTGCGCAAGAGCTTCGGCGACCAGGTCGTGCTGCACGGCGTCGACCTCGAGGTGCAGCGCGGCCAGTGCGTCGTGCTCATCGGCGCGTCGGGGTCGGGCAAGTCGACGCTGCTGCGCTGCCTCAACCTGCTCGAGCAGGTCGACGACGGCGTCATCACACTCGACGGCCTGGACATCACCGACCCGACGGTGGACGCCGACGCGGTGCGGTCGCGCACCGGCATCGTCTTCCAGGCGTACAACCTCTTCCCGCACCTCTCGGTGCTCGACAACGTGACGCTCGCGCCGCGGCGGGTGCACCGTGTGGCGCGGGCCGAGGCGGAGGCGCGGGCGATGGACATGCTGCGTCGGGTCGGGCTGGCCGACAAGGCGCGGGCGCGGCCTGACGACCTGTCGGGCGGGCAGCAGCAGCGGGTCGCCATCGCGCGCGCGATGGTCAGCTCGCCGCAGCTGCTGCTGCTCGACGAGGTGACGTCGGCGCTCGACCCCGAGCTGGTCGGCGAGGTGCTCGACCTGCTGCGCGACCTGCGCGACGACGGCGTGACGATGGTCGTGTCGACACACGAGATGGGGTTTGCGCGCGACGTGGCCGACGTCGTCTGCTTCCTCGAGGGCGGGCGCATCCTCGAGCACGGCACGCCCCAGCAGGTGCTGGGCGAGCCGCGGGAGGCGCGGACGCGACAGTTCCTCTCGCGCCTCGTGTCGTGA
- a CDS encoding LemA family protein — translation MIIVWIVLALVVIAAVVGVVMYNGLIGLRNRVQEGWRQIDVELKRRHDLIPNLVETVKGYASHEQGTLESVMQARSAAMSGASTPTGAAQAEGELSQALGRLMAVTEAYPDLKANQNFLALQNELSSTEDRIASSRRYYNALVRELNTKVESVPSNLVAGIAKVQKADYFETPATEAVVPNVSFGGAGGGARGTGAPSVAPSTQPGAVGGPSTQPGGAPGALPQAQAPGAGAPDPTSDRTTPNG, via the coding sequence ATGATCATCGTCTGGATCGTCCTCGCGCTCGTCGTCATCGCCGCCGTCGTGGGCGTCGTCATGTACAACGGCCTCATCGGGCTGCGCAACCGCGTGCAGGAGGGCTGGCGCCAGATCGACGTCGAGCTCAAGCGGCGGCACGACCTCATCCCCAACCTCGTCGAGACCGTCAAGGGCTACGCCTCGCACGAGCAGGGCACGCTGGAGTCGGTCATGCAGGCGCGGTCGGCGGCCATGTCGGGCGCCTCGACGCCCACCGGTGCCGCCCAGGCCGAGGGTGAGCTGAGCCAGGCGCTCGGTCGCCTCATGGCCGTGACCGAGGCCTACCCCGACCTCAAGGCGAACCAGAACTTCCTCGCCCTGCAGAACGAGCTGAGCAGCACCGAGGACCGCATCGCCAGCTCGCGCCGCTACTACAACGCCCTCGTGCGCGAGCTCAACACGAAGGTCGAGAGCGTGCCGAGCAACCTCGTCGCCGGCATCGCCAAGGTGCAGAAGGCCGACTACTTCGAGACCCCCGCCACCGAGGCCGTCGTGCCGAACGTCAGTTTCGGCGGTGCGGGTGGTGGGGCCCGTGGGACCGGGGCCCCCTCGGTCGCGCCCTCGACGCAGCCCGGTGCCGTCGGCGGCCCGTCGACGCAGCCCGGTGGCGCCCCGGGTGCCCTCCCGCAGGCGCAGGCCCCCGGCGCGGGCGCACCCGACCCGACGAGCGACCGCACGACCCCGAACGGCTGA
- a CDS encoding amino acid ABC transporter permease: protein MSVGGGADGAAAEADSWQPSQRELDRRAYRRARSRRSSAISAVSTVVVVVVLGLLVTRSAGWPRVQETFFSWDKAVESFPAVLSGLWLNIRLMIICGLCILVLGLTLSILRTLRGPVFYPLRLFATVYVDLFRGLPLILLLLLLGFGVPALRLPNVPSALQFWGAVAIVLSYSAYVSEVFRAGIESVHPSQRAASRALGLTNGQTLRHVVLPQAVRRVTPPLMNDFVSLQKDSGLIAILGATDAIRAAQIETSSDFNYTPYVVAGVLFLCLTIPMARLTDHVARKQGWHGTGGTL from the coding sequence GTGTCGGTGGGTGGTGGCGCGGATGGCGCCGCGGCCGAAGCCGACTCGTGGCAGCCGTCGCAACGCGAGCTCGACCGGCGTGCCTACCGGCGGGCGCGGTCTCGCCGCTCGTCGGCGATCTCGGCCGTCAGCACCGTGGTCGTCGTCGTGGTGCTCGGGCTGCTCGTCACCCGGTCGGCCGGCTGGCCGCGGGTGCAGGAGACGTTCTTCAGCTGGGACAAGGCGGTCGAGTCGTTCCCGGCCGTGCTGTCGGGGCTCTGGCTCAACATCCGGCTGATGATCATCTGCGGGCTGTGCATCCTCGTGCTCGGTCTGACGCTGTCGATCCTGCGCACGCTGCGGGGGCCGGTCTTCTACCCGCTGCGCCTCTTCGCGACGGTCTACGTCGACCTCTTCCGTGGGCTCCCGCTCATCCTGCTGCTCCTGCTGCTCGGGTTCGGTGTGCCGGCGCTGCGGCTGCCGAACGTGCCCAGCGCCCTGCAGTTCTGGGGTGCCGTCGCGATCGTGCTGTCGTACTCGGCGTACGTCTCCGAGGTTTTCCGGGCCGGCATCGAGTCGGTCCACCCCTCTCAGCGGGCGGCGTCGCGGGCGCTCGGGCTGACGAACGGCCAGACGCTGCGGCACGTCGTGCTGCCACAGGCGGTGCGGCGCGTGACACCGCCGCTGATGAACGACTTCGTCTCGTTGCAGAAGGACTCGGGCCTCATCGCGATCCTCGGCGCGACCGATGCGATCCGCGCGGCCCAGATCGAGACGTCATCCGACTTCAACTACACGCCCTACGTCGTGGCCGGCGTGCTGTTCCTCTGCCTCACCATCCCGATGGCGCGCCTGACCGACCACGTCGCGCGCAAGCAGGGGTGGCACGGCACCGGGGGCACGCTGTGA
- a CDS encoding DedA family protein, which produces MHALGALPALGPDWMDPGYLLAQYGDAFFWISLAIVFIECGLLFPILPGDSLLFAVGLFIATGQVHVNLGVAILALCAAALLGNVVGYEIGRAVGTPLYQRDGRILKKKYFDETTAFFDKHGNKALVIGRFVPIVRTFITVVAGVSRMERRRFFTWSAVGAVLWAAGLTLVGYFLGKSFPGLQDKLEVVILLIVAVSVVPMLFEYLKHRRAANRIASEVGEAAEDIADHATGGDRRA; this is translated from the coding sequence ATGCATGCACTCGGAGCGCTCCCGGCCCTCGGCCCGGACTGGATGGACCCCGGCTACCTGTTGGCCCAGTACGGCGACGCCTTCTTCTGGATCTCGCTGGCCATTGTCTTCATCGAGTGCGGGCTACTGTTCCCGATCCTCCCCGGCGACTCGCTGCTCTTCGCCGTCGGTCTCTTCATCGCGACCGGGCAGGTGCACGTCAACCTCGGCGTCGCGATCCTCGCCCTCTGCGCGGCGGCCCTGCTCGGAAACGTCGTGGGCTACGAGATCGGCCGGGCGGTGGGCACCCCGCTCTACCAACGTGACGGGCGCATCCTCAAGAAGAAGTACTTCGACGAGACGACCGCGTTCTTCGACAAGCACGGCAACAAGGCCCTCGTCATCGGCCGCTTCGTGCCGATCGTGCGCACCTTCATCACCGTCGTCGCGGGCGTGAGCCGCATGGAGCGTCGCCGCTTCTTCACGTGGTCGGCGGTCGGCGCCGTCCTGTGGGCGGCCGGGCTGACGCTCGTCGGGTACTTCCTCGGCAAGTCGTTCCCGGGGCTGCAGGACAAGCTCGAGGTCGTCATCCTGCTCATCGTCGCGGTCTCGGTCGTGCCGATGCTGTTCGAGTACCTCAAGCACCGCCGGGCCGCGAACCGCATCGCGTCCGAGGTGGGCGAGGCCGCCGAGGACATCGCCGACCACGCCACGGGCGGCGACCGCCGGGCCTGA
- a CDS encoding citrate/2-methylcitrate synthase, giving the protein MNAPSTAVEVPRGLAGVVVTDTEIGDVRGEEGFYHYRQYSAVELAESVGVEQAWHLLLHGHLPDDDELRDFREHIGRLRVIPEVLDRLLPELCEASDDPLQTLRTALSVWGSATGLRPLYDCDESETLGSALAAAAVTPTILAAAHRLAQGLEPVPADPSLGHAEDYLRMLTGRPPSARELRAVEQYLVSTMDHGFNASTFTARVIASTGADLAACLVGAIGSFSGPRHGGAPSRALQALDEIGTVDRAADYVRAKITAGDRVMGFGHAVYRTRDPRSEMLKRTALGFDDPLVDLAVAVEDTFERTLAELKPGRPLFANVEYYAGVVMKLAGIDPSMFTPTFCVARVVGWTANVVEQSRDSKIIRPAARYVGPPAPQPVPTRHPARTTP; this is encoded by the coding sequence ATGAACGCACCGTCGACAGCCGTCGAGGTACCCCGGGGCCTGGCCGGTGTCGTCGTCACCGACACCGAGATCGGCGACGTCCGCGGCGAGGAGGGGTTCTACCACTACCGGCAGTACTCGGCCGTCGAGCTCGCCGAGTCGGTCGGCGTCGAGCAGGCGTGGCACCTGCTGCTGCACGGCCACCTGCCCGACGACGACGAGCTGCGTGACTTCCGTGAGCACATCGGTCGGCTCCGGGTCATACCGGAGGTGCTCGACCGGCTGCTCCCCGAGCTGTGCGAAGCGAGCGACGACCCCCTCCAGACGCTCCGCACCGCCCTGTCGGTGTGGGGTTCCGCCACCGGTCTCCGACCCCTCTACGACTGCGACGAGAGCGAGACGCTCGGCTCCGCCCTCGCCGCAGCGGCCGTGACGCCGACCATTCTGGCGGCCGCCCACCGCCTGGCCCAAGGCCTCGAGCCCGTGCCCGCCGACCCGTCGCTCGGGCACGCCGAGGACTACCTGCGGATGCTGACGGGGCGCCCGCCGTCAGCCCGCGAGCTGCGTGCGGTCGAGCAGTACCTCGTCTCGACGATGGACCACGGCTTCAACGCCTCCACCTTCACCGCCCGGGTCATCGCCTCGACCGGTGCCGACCTCGCCGCCTGTCTGGTCGGGGCCATCGGCAGCTTCTCGGGGCCCCGACACGGCGGGGCTCCGAGCCGCGCGCTGCAGGCCCTCGACGAGATCGGCACCGTCGACCGCGCCGCCGACTACGTCCGCGCCAAGATCACGGCCGGCGACCGGGTCATGGGTTTCGGCCACGCCGTCTACCGCACGCGTGACCCGAGGTCCGAGATGCTCAAGCGCACCGCCCTCGGGTTCGACGACCCACTGGTCGACCTCGCTGTGGCGGTCGAGGACACTTTTGAGCGCACCCTCGCTGAGCTCAAGCCCGGCCGACCACTGTTCGCCAACGTGGAGTACTACGCCGGAGTCGTCATGAAGCTCGCCGGCATCGACCCCAGCATGTTCACCCCGACCTTCTGCGTCGCCCGGGTCGTCGGCTGGACCGCCAACGTCGTCGAGCAGAGCCGTGACAGTAAGATCATCCGGCCCGCCGCCCGGTACGTGGGGCCACCGGCCCCGCAGCCGGTGCCCACCCGGCATCCGGCCCGTACGACCCCTTAA
- a CDS encoding TrmH family RNA methyltransferase, with protein MEREAVGVGDREDAVGVGPWVGPWPDDDRLDPALLEEGDRRNVVDGYRYWRHEAIVADLDTRRHDFHVAVENWGHDFNIGSVIRTANAMGAMAFHIVGRRRWNRRGAMVTDRYQHEHHHADAAALADWAAAEGLVLVGVDNLPGSLPLETYDLPRGCVLVFGQEGPGLSEPMRDACAVVLHVEQFGSTRSINAGAAAAIAMHAWVRRHVFDQHPQPRREAR; from the coding sequence ATCGAACGTGAGGCCGTCGGGGTCGGCGACCGCGAGGATGCCGTCGGGGTAGGCCCGTGGGTCGGGCCCTGGCCCGACGACGACCGGCTCGACCCGGCGTTGCTGGAGGAGGGTGACCGGCGCAACGTCGTCGACGGCTACCGCTACTGGCGGCACGAGGCGATCGTGGCCGACCTCGACACGCGACGGCACGACTTCCACGTCGCGGTCGAGAACTGGGGTCACGACTTCAACATCGGCTCGGTGATCCGCACGGCGAACGCCATGGGCGCCATGGCCTTCCACATCGTCGGGCGTCGGCGCTGGAACCGCCGCGGGGCCATGGTCACCGACCGCTACCAGCACGAGCACCACCACGCCGATGCTGCTGCTCTGGCGGACTGGGCGGCGGCGGAGGGGTTGGTGCTCGTCGGCGTCGACAACCTGCCGGGGTCGCTGCCGCTCGAGACGTACGACCTGCCGCGGGGTTGTGTGCTGGTCTTCGGCCAGGAGGGCCCGGGCCTGTCGGAGCCCATGCGCGACGCCTGCGCGGTCGTGCTGCACGTCGAGCAGTTCGGCTCGACCCGCTCGATCAACGCCGGTGCGGCGGCCGCCATCGCCATGCACGCCTGGGTGCGCCGCCACGTCTTCGACCAGCACCCCCAGCCCCGTCGAGAGGCCAGATAG
- a CDS encoding ABC transporter substrate-binding protein codes for MHRPRPVTSLRSAALAPFAVLASLAMVSLAACGSTEQAGPTPAGTESAAAASCTKDSLTLVSAGTLTVGTDKPAYEPWFSGDDPTNGKGYESAVAYAVADELGFAKSEVTWVTVPFNTAIAPAPKNFDLDLNQISISDARKKAVDFSSGYYDVRQAVVTYKGSPIDGRTTVADLKGAKLAAQVGTTSLTAITDQIQPSEQPQVFDTNDLAVQALKNKQIDGIVVDVPTAFYMTAAQLDDGVIVGQLPASGTPEQFGAVLDKGSALTPCVTKAVDALRSNGTLEKLQTEYLANAGAPELK; via the coding sequence ATGCACCGTCCCCGCCCCGTCACCTCCCTGCGCTCGGCCGCGCTCGCGCCGTTCGCCGTCCTCGCCTCACTTGCCATGGTGAGTCTCGCGGCCTGCGGGTCGACCGAGCAGGCAGGCCCGACGCCCGCCGGCACGGAGTCGGCCGCCGCGGCCTCGTGCACGAAGGACTCGCTCACCCTCGTCAGCGCCGGCACACTGACGGTCGGCACCGACAAGCCCGCCTACGAGCCGTGGTTCTCGGGCGACGACCCGACCAACGGCAAGGGCTACGAGTCGGCCGTCGCGTACGCCGTCGCCGACGAGCTCGGCTTCGCCAAGAGCGAGGTCACGTGGGTGACGGTCCCCTTCAACACGGCCATCGCGCCGGCGCCGAAGAACTTCGACCTCGACCTCAACCAGATCTCGATCAGCGACGCGCGCAAGAAGGCCGTCGACTTCAGCTCCGGCTACTACGACGTGCGTCAGGCCGTCGTCACCTACAAGGGCAGCCCGATCGACGGCAGGACGACCGTGGCCGACCTCAAGGGCGCCAAGCTCGCCGCCCAGGTCGGCACGACGTCGCTGACGGCGATCACCGACCAGATCCAGCCCTCCGAGCAGCCGCAGGTGTTCGACACCAACGACCTCGCCGTGCAGGCGCTGAAGAACAAGCAGATCGACGGCATCGTCGTCGACGTCCCGACCGCGTTCTACATGACGGCGGCGCAGCTCGACGACGGTGTCATCGTCGGCCAGCTGCCGGCATCCGGCACCCCCGAGCAGTTCGGCGCGGTGCTCGACAAGGGCTCGGCGCTCACCCCGTGCGTGACGAAGGCGGTCGACGCGCTGCGCTCGAACGGCACCCTCGAGAAGCTGCAGACCGAGTACCTCGCCAACGCGGGTGCGCCCGAGCTGAAGTGA
- a CDS encoding citrate synthase gives MAESERWITTTEAAQRLGVKRASLYAYVSRGLLHSERRPGQQESLFDRAEVDSLAAASRPARAAQPLLRFRGVATGVSSQRDGDLLYRGVPLADVTDLPFDRAAALVLGDPDAATGSLPAVPVPVVRAVVLLPLERRMPVAVQALAGSDPFGPDLSPDLVRSTALALVPRAVVLLGGDDRGGVTDLPRALMRSLAGHDGTPGGRRLLGLMLTALLDHGLTASTVAARVAASTRAGLTHCLCAAYAAMAGPLHGAAPIAAHALLAHGAAPRDVVAEATRRHGTVPGFGHFLYPDGDPRAELVLDALADLRGTTRLRKRLDEVVRVVADGTGRHPNVDLAAAAVLHALDLPAAAGEVLFQVARSYGVAAHVLEEYGETPLRWRGREATG, from the coding sequence GTGGCCGAGTCGGAGCGGTGGATCACGACCACCGAGGCGGCGCAGCGCCTCGGGGTCAAGCGGGCCAGCCTGTACGCCTACGTCAGCCGCGGGCTGCTACACAGCGAGCGACGCCCCGGCCAGCAGGAGAGCCTGTTCGACCGCGCGGAGGTCGACTCCCTCGCGGCGGCGTCGCGACCGGCACGCGCCGCGCAGCCCCTGCTGCGGTTTCGAGGGGTGGCGACCGGCGTGAGCTCACAACGCGACGGTGACCTGCTCTACCGGGGTGTGCCGCTCGCCGACGTGACCGACCTCCCCTTCGACCGCGCGGCCGCCCTCGTCCTCGGCGACCCGGATGCCGCGACCGGCTCGCTCCCAGCCGTGCCGGTGCCGGTCGTGCGCGCGGTCGTCCTGCTGCCGCTCGAACGACGGATGCCGGTCGCCGTGCAGGCGCTGGCGGGATCCGACCCGTTCGGCCCGGACCTCTCCCCTGACCTCGTGCGCTCGACCGCGCTGGCCCTCGTACCGCGCGCCGTCGTACTCCTCGGTGGCGACGACCGCGGCGGCGTCACGGATCTGCCGCGGGCACTGATGCGCTCGCTCGCAGGACACGACGGCACACCGGGCGGTCGACGGCTGCTCGGCCTCATGCTGACCGCCCTGCTCGACCACGGGCTGACCGCCTCGACCGTGGCCGCGCGGGTCGCGGCCTCGACCCGCGCCGGTCTGACCCACTGCCTCTGCGCGGCCTACGCCGCGATGGCGGGCCCCTTGCACGGGGCCGCTCCCATCGCCGCCCACGCCCTCCTGGCCCACGGCGCCGCCCCCCGCGACGTCGTCGCCGAGGCCACCCGGCGGCACGGCACCGTGCCCGGGTTCGGGCACTTCCTGTACCCCGACGGCGACCCCCGCGCCGAGCTGGTGCTCGACGCCCTGGCCGACCTGCGCGGCACGACCCGGTTGCGCAAGCGCCTCGACGAGGTGGTGCGGGTGGTCGCCGACGGGACCGGACGGCATCCGAACGTCGACCTCGCGGCGGCCGCCGTGCTGCACGCTCTCGACCTGCCGGCGGCGGCCGGGGAGGTGCTGTTCCAGGTCGCCCGCAGCTACGGCGTCGCCGCTCACGTGCTCGAGGAGTACGGCGAGACGCCACTGCGCTGGCGCGGCCGCGAGGCCACCGGCTGA